A window of Castanea sativa cultivar Marrone di Chiusa Pesio chromosome 8, ASM4071231v1 genomic DNA:
aaaaattatgtaaagtgaagtttgtgggtcccgtgaacagtacacgggacccacagatgtactgaaaagtcagcaaatgcggttactgttcatgcacagtagcatgaacagtagccgctgtcccccctgacccgtgcatcagcagaaaaaaaaaaaaaaaaaaaaaaaaaacgcagaatcGTGGACGCTGGCCACTGTACCCAAACTCAGcctaagagtccgtttggatagaacttattactgaaaactgaaaacactgtacaaaaataattttttaatgggtaaaaattactgttcatcccaaaaagtactgttcattggcctaaaattactgttcatggccaatgaacagtgacacatgcgcgtggaaaaaaaaaaaaaaaacggccagacgtggacgcaactgtgctatccaaacgccctctaaaaGAGGAGTTTTATTTATACTTATTACACACTTTACTACACACATCACTCTTGTTTTCTTATTTCACTTTTAGTTACTAAATAGTAACATGCAAAGTACACACCCATTTGACGAtacaaaatgcaaaaaacacaaacacagtaCATAGTCACCGGCCTATTGCTAGAATCGATGATAGAATCACCGGCCTATTGCCAGTATCGATGATAACTCTTACGTAGTACACTCATTTGAGAGATTATTTAGGTATCTTAATTAAAAGCCTTTTGGTTAGACAACAAAAAATAGGGGTTTATTTTAGAGTATGTGTCATGTATTACGTACATATATAATCTTGAGAAAGGAGTATATATCTTCTTATCACAAGTGTGAACGAAAAATAAGGAAACATATACacggaaaataaaaataaaaaaactttttacttATGTTACAtccatttattttcttaatagtAAATGATTGATTCAATATAATCAATTTTTCTAGTACCACACTATTTGCCACAACTTTTGATACAACTTGATGTCATATGCAACTATAATTGGTGAAGTATTACTTAATTTGATATTTACTcatcatctttttattttatcactTATAGTCGCACTTGTTAGAGTTGTGGCAATACCATAGActttatttggaattttggatCTAAGTAATCTCTAATTCTCTGCATCTATGGATTTCAGAATCAATGTCACAGGATCTAATTCCAGAGCTTTACCCACTCAGGTTCAAGGATCTACCCTTCTCCGTTTTTATAACATTAGAGgaccttttgcaacaattgaGTACATTTACCAACATTAGAACATCTTCGGCCATCGTCTGGAATACGATTGACAGCCTTGAAAAATCAACACTAGCAAAAATCCAACAACAATGTCAAGTTCCAATCTTCCCTATAGGCCCTTTGCATGAGATTGCCTCGGCCTCCTCTAGTAGCTTATTGGAGGAGGATAGTAGTTGCTTGGCATGGCTTGATAAGCAAAGTTATAACTCAGTCATTTATGTAAGTTTCGGAAGCGTAGCATTCATGGACATGAAAGAGCTAGCTGAGATTGCTTGGGGACTAGCAAACAGCCAACAACCTTTCTTGTGGGTGGTTCGACCGGGCTCAATTCGTGGTTCTGAATTGACTGAGGTATTACCCAAAGGTTTTAAAGAAACGGTTGGTGAGAGAGGTTACATTGTGAAATGGGCACCCCAAAAGGAAGTTTTGGCACATGACGCAGTGGGCGGGTTTTTTAGCCATTGTGGTTGGAACTCGACATTGGAAAGTATTTGTGGAGGAATTCCAATGATATGCAGGCCATGTTTTAGTGATCAGAGGGTAAACGCAAGATATATAAGCCAGGTTTGGATAGTAGGCTTGGAATTGGAGAATGAGTTGCAGAGAGGTGAGATAGAGAGAGCTATAAGAAGACTAATGGTGGAGAAAGAAGGCAAGGAGATGAGGGAAAGGGCCAAGATTTTGAGGGAGAAAGTTGAACTTAGTATTGGGGAAGGGGGTTCTTCTAAAAATTCCTTGGATGAGCTAATAGAGATTATCATGTCATTTTAATGGCATAGAAGCCTTTTATCAAATCTAAGGgggttttttattatatatttttatttttttaaaaagtctgAGGGATCATGCTTCATATGTATGGATGTccacaagaaaaataataataataataaaaataaaaacaatcttttatttatgtttgtccACATTTGAAGCGTACCCCTCTCCTCTCTAAAAAAATACcctattttttgtttcacatctataatttattattcattattgCGGTGACAAAATTTCctcattttaattgtttttcataAGAAAACATGAAGCAAAAATGGGCCAAGCATATAAAGTTACTTGGAAATTTTAATAGTTTGTGATGACAAAAGTTACTTCTCCTTTTAATATTCACACAACATAAATGCATAGGACTATAAACAAGTTGAGCTAAGTATTAAAAATTCAAGATTGttcattcaattattttttttaacagaagTTAAGTTCAAGCCTGTTAACAAACTAGATTACATATCCAAACTTTgtatattttcttatcaaataagCTTGAGCTTATTAACAAGCTACCTAATTAATCTAATCTTTTCCcatataaaataaacataaccaAATCTTTTTATCCATTTACAAATCTCTTCCAATaagtaataattaaattatagctaaaattgtattattttaattaattaaacataaatatttAGTTTATGAACATATAACTATTTGATTCATCAACTTAATTtgtagttttaaaaattatatataatttttattgcaaaATGTATTGTCTACTaacatattacaaataataaattgatatattatcaatttttttacaaacataCACAATCCAATACCAAGATAAGTATGTTTTTATGCTtgtatacatataaatatataatattacatAATACATAAATCAATTATCATAATTGCAAGCTTGTTCAGTAacacattattatatttgaactTGACTCATTTAATCATAGAGCTTGACTCATTTAATACTTAATAGTAGAGCTTAAATTTAGACTTCAACTTGACTCCTTactaaataaacaagttttttttttcctctaactAAATCCAAATTGTCATAAACGCCTTAATTCATTTATTACAAGCCTAGCAATGAAATGTTGGCTGGGCTCTTATCTAATCTAGACGTCCAAGTCCATGATCAGTCTTCGGAATAACCCACGATAGTTCGCGAATATGGGAGAAGTTCGTAAAATCAATGTTGCGAAACCTCTTCTCCCGAAAGTACTAGAAATAGAATGGTGCTCAGATTACTTTTAAATAACCAACAGCGATTCCAAGCAGCTCTCTTATAAACTAGACAATACCCAATCACCTACGTAACATCAATACTCTCGAACGAGAATGTCGATCATCCCAAGATTTTTTGGTGGCCAACGAAACAGTTTTCCATTTGCTTCTTCACTTTCAGCTTCTTTCCCTGAATTTTCTCGGGAAAATTCTGCTTTTGTCAACACCAAAATTGACTGGAAAGAGACCCCAGAAGCCCACGTTTTCAAGGCTGATCTTCCGGGGCTTAAGAAGGAAGAATTGAAGGTTGAGATTGAAGATGACAGAGTGCTACAGATAAGCGTAGAGAGGAATGTggagaaggaagagaagaaCGACAAGTGGCATAGAGTGGAGCGCAGTAGCGGCAAGTTCTTGAGGAAGTTCAGGCTGCCTGAGAATGCTAAGATGGATCAGGTAAAGGCTTGTATGGAGAATGGTGTTCTCACTGTGACTGTTCCTAAGGTTGAGGTGAAGAAGCCTGATGTCAAAGCTATTGAAATTTCTGGTTAAAGTTACTAATCCGTGTGTAAGTAGATCAGACAAGCATCTACGTCCATTTGTTTAAAGTCAATTGTAAGAAGCTTCTCTGTTtgtaataaataatagaaaaaataacattttttgtctttttcttttttaaagtaaaaatcaTGAAACTGTGAACTTCTGTAATTTGGTTTTGTGTAAACAGAGTCATGTTGGCTTCAATGTGATGTTCTAAATTTCGAATAGAGTACAGACTTTCTGCAGAACAATTGGTTCTCACAGCTGCATGCTGCTTATTTTAGTGGGGCTCATTTAAGATAAAGAAATTTCTCAAATGTAAGCCTCAATCCTAATAAAAATCCCTTATGTTCCAATCAATTGTCATCCTATATTTTGACTTTCTGTAAATTGATATGTTGTCAATAATTAGCAACAAGTCTAACTACTACTAATTTTAAAAGCAGTTTCAGTCGAATGAATGGTGTTATAGcctattcatatatatattatcaaaaacAAGTAGATTgggtaataaataaataaataataagaatcaTGCATATAAGCAAACAAGAATACTTCATCACTTCTCTTTTTGTTAGGACATCATAGCTGAAATTAGACAAATAAAACATACTTGGCACTAGGGTAGTATAACAATTAATAAGAATGGCCAAATTAATGAATCTTACATAATACTACCAACACTAAAGCTGAAGCTAAACGAATCAAAATTAGCTTTGATTTTTTCCACTTGCCCTGAACACCCGGCAAGGAAGAAGGTGCGAAGGCACATATTATTCCATTGTCAACATGATAACATTTTAAAGTATTACTAGTGATTGAAACAGAGCAAAATGGAGGACTATAATTTTATACTGCCCGTTCCTATCCAATCAAACTGTTGACAATACTATAGCTTCCCTTTGACAAAACTTATTTATAAACTTCAAGTTGCCGCCGATCATCAACTGTTTATAGAGAATTAAAAATGCCTAAACAGTTTCAATTCCTTGTAACACAAGCCTCTATTGCATCTCAAGGAAACTAAAACCCCAATTAAATAGTCtacatatgtatataaaatGACTTAAGTTGACAATGAAATATAAAGTACTAACATTTCCCAAAGGACTAAGATTGAAGTCAACATTTCCCAATGCTAGCAACctaattcttcctcagagagaaaaacacagagATGGAAGAGCAAAGGCAGAGACACCAAAGAATAGTGCTGGTTCCATGTCCATTCCAAGGCCACATAAATCCGATGCTTCAATTGGGCTCAATTCTTCATTCCAAGGGATTCTCCATCACAATCACTCACACCCAATTCAACTTTCCCAACACATTAAACCACCCTAATTTCAATTTCCTACCTATTGTCGATGGCTTCTCCAATTGTAATGTCTCCTCTGTGAATTTTATAGATGTCATATCTGGTTTCAATAGCAACTGCAAAGCTCCACTTCAGGAGTTAATGGCTCAGATGATGGAAGCAAAGGAGTATCAAGATGAGATTACCTGCATCATATATGATGAATACATGTATTTTGCAGAAGCAGTTGCAAACCATCTCAAGCTTCCAAGCATCATCCTGAGCACAAGCAGTGCTACCAATACTTTAAGTTTCCACACAATTCTTCAGCTCCTAAAGGACAGCCACATTTCTACACAAGGTACTTAACGGTTAACTCAGCAAAACAAATTTACAACTAAAGCATTGTTGTCATAATTGTACCGACTAATGATTTCATCCATATGAATTTTAACAAGAAGGTCTCAgattattgataaattaataatcCAAGATAACTAAGATTAATCTTCAGATGCAGATTCAATGTCCCCGGAACTAGTACCAGAGCTTCAACCTCTCAGATTCAAGGATCTACCTATTTCCAATTTCAACAATATAAAAGATTTATTGCAGCTAATAGCTAAAGCACACGAGACAAGAATGTCTTCAGCCATCATTTTGAACACCATGAACTGCCTTGAAAAAACATCACTGGTACAGCTCCAGCAACGATGCCAAGTTCCACTCTTCACGATAGGCCCTTTTCACAAGACAGCTCCAGCCGCATCCAGCAGCTTAATGGAAGAGGACAATAGCTGCATTGCATGGCTTGATGAGCAAATGCGTAACTCCGTCATCTATGTAAGCTTAGGGAGTATAGCATCcatgaagaagaaagagctAGCAGAAATGGCATGGGGTCTAGCCAACAGCAAGCAACCTTTCCTGTGGGTGGTTCGACCAGATCAAACTGATGGTTCGGAATGGAAAGAGTCACTGCCTGATAGTTTCAAAGAAGCTGTTGAAGATAGGGGTTGCATTGTGAAATGGGCACCTCAAAAGGAAGTGTTGGCACACAGTGCCATTGGAGGGTTTTGGAGCCATTGTGGTTGGAATTCAACACTCGAAAGTATCTGTGAAGGTGTCCCAATGATATGCCAGCCATTTTTTGGGGATCAGAGGGTGCATGCAAGGTACTTGAGCCAAGTATGGAAAATAGGTATGGAATGGGAAAACAACTTGGGAAGAGGAGAGATAGAAAGAGCTATAAGAAAGCTTATGGTGGATAGAGAAGGAGTGGAGATGAGACAGCGGGCAATGGAGCTCAAGGAAAAGATTGATGATTCTATGAAGGATGGTGGTTCTTCTTACAATTCTTTAAATGTGTTGGTAGATTATATCCTGTCACTTTAATTTCCTAGTCTGTATG
This region includes:
- the LOC142605493 gene encoding UDP-glycosyltransferase 76E2-like; translated protein: MERQRMRPLRLVLVPCPFQGHINPMLQLGTILHSKGFSITVAHTQFNSPNPSAHPDFSFLPLPDTLPDHNSSTGDLVAFVWELNVNYKARFRECLAQVMEQQGLEDRIACVIYDEVMCFSEAVAMELKLPSIVLRTASAATFLARTGIIQLKAEGYIPFPESMSQDLIPELYPLRFKDLPFSVFITLEDLLQQLSTFTNIRTSSAIVWNTIDSLEKSTLAKIQQQCQVPIFPIGPLHEIASASSSSLLEEDSSCLAWLDKQSYNSVIYVSFGSVAFMDMKELAEIAWGLANSQQPFLWVVRPGSIRGSELTEVLPKGFKETVGERGYIVKWAPQKEVLAHDAVGGFFSHCGWNSTLESICGGIPMICRPCFSDQRVNARYISQVWIVGLELENELQRGEIERAIRRLMVEKEGKEMRERAKILREKVELSIGEGGSSKNSLDELIEIIMSF
- the LOC142608251 gene encoding 18.5 kDa class I heat shock protein-like → MSIIPRFFGGQRNSFPFASSLSASFPEFSRENSAFVNTKIDWKETPEAHVFKADLPGLKKEELKVEIEDDRVLQISVERNVEKEEKNDKWHRVERSSGKFLRKFRLPENAKMDQVKACMENGVLTVTVPKVEVKKPDVKAIEISG
- the LOC142605566 gene encoding UDP-glycosyltransferase 76E2-like yields the protein MEEQRQRHQRIVLVPCPFQGHINPMLQLGSILHSKGFSITITHTQFNFPNTLNHPNFNFLPIVDGFSNCNVSSVNFIDVISGFNSNCKAPLQELMAQMMEAKEYQDEITCIIYDEYMYFAEAVANHLKLPSIILSTSSATNTLSFHTILQLLKDSHISTQDSMSPELVPELQPLRFKDLPISNFNNIKDLLQLIAKAHETRMSSAIILNTMNCLEKTSLVQLQQRCQVPLFTIGPFHKTAPAASSSLMEEDNSCIAWLDEQMRNSVIYVSLGSIASMKKKELAEMAWGLANSKQPFLWVVRPDQTDGSEWKESLPDSFKEAVEDRGCIVKWAPQKEVLAHSAIGGFWSHCGWNSTLESICEGVPMICQPFFGDQRVHARYLSQVWKIGMEWENNLGRGEIERAIRKLMVDREGVEMRQRAMELKEKIDDSMKDGGSSYNSLNVLVDYILSL